One stretch of Chaetodon auriga isolate fChaAug3 chromosome 18, fChaAug3.hap1, whole genome shotgun sequence DNA includes these proteins:
- the tmem181 gene encoding transmembrane protein 181 isoform X2, translated as MERLAPMRLYSLSKRHFVLVFVLFLICFALTVFIGIAGPRIISEQEHNVDQLLLKNVSVKTGPFNLVSPPLTTYNQQLWLTCVMQAEHSNMGDFLQPFEITVELKGVMQDASVKHINSVHQKSRTLHCGAKCDEIIVLHLGYLNYTQYQVMVSFKGLENITYDIKVKFVWKTYNPTFSQVEIWFRFVFVVLTFMVTCLFAHSLRKFSMRDWGIEQKWMSILLPLLLLYNDPFFPLSFLVNSWFPGTLDAFFQALFLCALLLFWLCVYHGIRVQGERKCLTFYLPKLIIVGLLWLSAVTLGIWQTVNELQDPTYQYKVDIANFQGMKVFFLIVVALYILYLIFLVVRACSELKNMPYSDLRLRFLTALTFVVLVISMVILYLRFGAKALQDNFVAELSTHYQNSAEFLSFYGLLNFYLYTLAFVYSPSKNALYDSQLKDNPAFSMLNDSDDEVIYGSDYEDMPLQNGRAIKATAKYQDESDSD; from the exons ATGGAGCG ACTGGCCCCCATGCGGCTCTACTCCCTGTCGAAAAGGCATTTTGTCTTGGTCTTCGTGTTGTTCCTGATCTGCTTTGCTCTCACAGTCTTCATTGGCATTGCAG GTCCTAGAATTATTTCTGAGCAAGAACACAATGTTGATCAGTTACTCCTCAAAAACGTCTCTGTCAAG ACTGGGCCTTTCAATCTGGTTTCTCCTCCCCTCACCACCTATAACCAGCAGCTATGGCTCACCTGTGTGATGCAGGCTGAACACAGCAATA TGGGAGACTTTCTGCAGCCTTTCGAGATCACGGTTGAGCTGAAGGGAGTGATGCAGGATGCCAGTGTGAAGCACATCAACAGTGTGCACCAGAAATCACGAACACTACACTGCGGGGCT AAATGTGATGAGATCATTGTGCTCCATCTTGGCTATCTGAACTACACCCAGTACCAGGTCATGGTCAGCTTCAAAGGCCTTGAAAACATCACATATGACATCAAAGTTAAGTTTGTG TGGAAAACATACAACCCCACCTTCTCGCAAGTGGAGATCTGGTTCCGGTTTGTCTTTGTGGTGTTGACATTCATGGTGACG tgtttgtttgcacaCTCACTGAGGAAGTTTTCTATGAGGGACTGGGGTATAGAGCAGAAGTGGATGTCTATCCTGCTCCCTTTGCTGCTACTCTACAATG ATCCATTTTTCCCGCTGTCATTCCTGGTGAACAGCTGGTTTCCAGGGACGTTAGATGCTTTCTTTCAGGCTCTGTTCCTGTGtgcactgctgctcttctgGCTCTGTGTGTATCATGGCATCAGGGTTCAG GGGGAGAGGAAATGTCTGACGTTCTACCTGCCTAAACTGATCATTGTGGgtcttctgtggctctcagcGGTGACACTGGGCATCTGGCAAAC GGTTAACGAACTCCAAGACCCCACCTATCAGTACAAAGTGGACATAGCGAACTTCCAG GGCATGAAGGTCTTCTTCCTGATTGTAGTTGCCCTCTACATCCTCTACCTGATCTTCCTGGTCGTCAGAGCTTGTTCCGAACTCAAGAACATGCCTTACTCAG ATCTCCGGCTCAGGTTTTTGACAGCGCTGACGTTTGTAGTCCTTGTTATAAG CATGGTCATTCTCTACCTGAGGTTTGGTGCCAAGGCTCTCCAAGACAATTTTGTTGCTGAACTGTCTACTCATTACCAAAACT CAGCTGAATTTTTGTCATTCTATGGCCTACTTAACTTTTACTTGTACACATTAGCATTTGTGTATTCCCCCTCCAAAAATGCCCTTTATG ACTCCCAGCTGAAGGATAATCCGGCTTTCTCCATGCTTAATGACTCAGATGATGAAGTAATATATGG GAGTGATTACGAAGACATGCCTTTACAAAACGGACGTGCTATCAAAGCAACTGCCAAGTACCAGGATGAGAGTGACAGTGACTGA
- the tmem181 gene encoding transmembrane protein 181 isoform X1, producing the protein MMDNDYSSGLENPLYSELKYFCRKIQEAYNELKEDLTPYRDDRFYRLAPMRLYSLSKRHFVLVFVLFLICFALTVFIGIAGPRIISEQEHNVDQLLLKNVSVKTGPFNLVSPPLTTYNQQLWLTCVMQAEHSNMGDFLQPFEITVELKGVMQDASVKHINSVHQKSRTLHCGAKCDEIIVLHLGYLNYTQYQVMVSFKGLENITYDIKVKFVWKTYNPTFSQVEIWFRFVFVVLTFMVTCLFAHSLRKFSMRDWGIEQKWMSILLPLLLLYNDPFFPLSFLVNSWFPGTLDAFFQALFLCALLLFWLCVYHGIRVQGERKCLTFYLPKLIIVGLLWLSAVTLGIWQTVNELQDPTYQYKVDIANFQGMKVFFLIVVALYILYLIFLVVRACSELKNMPYSDLRLRFLTALTFVVLVISMVILYLRFGAKALQDNFVAELSTHYQNSAEFLSFYGLLNFYLYTLAFVYSPSKNALYDSQLKDNPAFSMLNDSDDEVIYGSDYEDMPLQNGRAIKATAKYQDESDSD; encoded by the exons ACTGGCCCCCATGCGGCTCTACTCCCTGTCGAAAAGGCATTTTGTCTTGGTCTTCGTGTTGTTCCTGATCTGCTTTGCTCTCACAGTCTTCATTGGCATTGCAG GTCCTAGAATTATTTCTGAGCAAGAACACAATGTTGATCAGTTACTCCTCAAAAACGTCTCTGTCAAG ACTGGGCCTTTCAATCTGGTTTCTCCTCCCCTCACCACCTATAACCAGCAGCTATGGCTCACCTGTGTGATGCAGGCTGAACACAGCAATA TGGGAGACTTTCTGCAGCCTTTCGAGATCACGGTTGAGCTGAAGGGAGTGATGCAGGATGCCAGTGTGAAGCACATCAACAGTGTGCACCAGAAATCACGAACACTACACTGCGGGGCT AAATGTGATGAGATCATTGTGCTCCATCTTGGCTATCTGAACTACACCCAGTACCAGGTCATGGTCAGCTTCAAAGGCCTTGAAAACATCACATATGACATCAAAGTTAAGTTTGTG TGGAAAACATACAACCCCACCTTCTCGCAAGTGGAGATCTGGTTCCGGTTTGTCTTTGTGGTGTTGACATTCATGGTGACG tgtttgtttgcacaCTCACTGAGGAAGTTTTCTATGAGGGACTGGGGTATAGAGCAGAAGTGGATGTCTATCCTGCTCCCTTTGCTGCTACTCTACAATG ATCCATTTTTCCCGCTGTCATTCCTGGTGAACAGCTGGTTTCCAGGGACGTTAGATGCTTTCTTTCAGGCTCTGTTCCTGTGtgcactgctgctcttctgGCTCTGTGTGTATCATGGCATCAGGGTTCAG GGGGAGAGGAAATGTCTGACGTTCTACCTGCCTAAACTGATCATTGTGGgtcttctgtggctctcagcGGTGACACTGGGCATCTGGCAAAC GGTTAACGAACTCCAAGACCCCACCTATCAGTACAAAGTGGACATAGCGAACTTCCAG GGCATGAAGGTCTTCTTCCTGATTGTAGTTGCCCTCTACATCCTCTACCTGATCTTCCTGGTCGTCAGAGCTTGTTCCGAACTCAAGAACATGCCTTACTCAG ATCTCCGGCTCAGGTTTTTGACAGCGCTGACGTTTGTAGTCCTTGTTATAAG CATGGTCATTCTCTACCTGAGGTTTGGTGCCAAGGCTCTCCAAGACAATTTTGTTGCTGAACTGTCTACTCATTACCAAAACT CAGCTGAATTTTTGTCATTCTATGGCCTACTTAACTTTTACTTGTACACATTAGCATTTGTGTATTCCCCCTCCAAAAATGCCCTTTATG ACTCCCAGCTGAAGGATAATCCGGCTTTCTCCATGCTTAATGACTCAGATGATGAAGTAATATATGG GAGTGATTACGAAGACATGCCTTTACAAAACGGACGTGCTATCAAAGCAACTGCCAAGTACCAGGATGAGAGTGACAGTGACTGA